A window of the Roseovarius sp. S88 genome harbors these coding sequences:
- a CDS encoding helix-turn-helix domain-containing protein gives MMEKTDKRDRAELFRTRLQEAMRDRAMSQSALARAVGVDRSTLSQLLKDTGARLPNAQVVGECATCLGVSSDWLLGLTDLPETAADVLANTLALTEAPRALVDEQIFDWHKEAAGYKIRHVPASLPDMLKTRAMLEWEYTPHLGRSTEQAIGASEDRLKWMRGTQSDYEIALPIFEIESCARGEGYYGDLPSEIRAEQLAYLHQITGQLYPRLRLYFYDARRLYSAPITVFGPLLAVLYVGRNYMAFRDTERVQVLTAHFDSLVREAHVSARDVPGYLKTLQG, from the coding sequence ATGATGGAAAAAACTGACAAAAGAGACCGCGCAGAACTGTTCCGCACTCGCCTTCAGGAAGCCATGCGCGATAGGGCCATGTCGCAAAGCGCTCTGGCGCGTGCTGTTGGCGTCGATCGCTCTACTTTGTCACAGCTTCTCAAGGACACCGGGGCGCGGCTTCCCAATGCCCAGGTGGTGGGGGAATGCGCAACCTGTTTGGGTGTCTCATCAGACTGGTTGTTGGGGCTGACCGACCTGCCGGAAACGGCGGCGGATGTGTTGGCCAACACGCTTGCGCTGACCGAAGCGCCGCGCGCCTTGGTGGATGAGCAGATTTTTGACTGGCACAAAGAGGCCGCAGGCTACAAAATTCGCCACGTCCCGGCGAGCCTGCCAGACATGCTCAAGACAAGGGCGATGCTGGAATGGGAATATACGCCGCATCTTGGGCGCTCGACAGAGCAAGCGATCGGCGCGTCGGAGGATCGTTTGAAGTGGATGCGCGGGACGCAGTCGGACTATGAAATCGCCTTACCGATATTCGAGATTGAAAGCTGTGCGCGTGGCGAAGGCTACTACGGCGATTTACCTTCCGAGATACGCGCAGAACAGCTGGCGTATCTGCATCAGATCACAGGTCAGCTGTATCCGCGCTTGCGGCTCTATTTTTACGATGCGCGACGCTTGTATTCCGCACCAATCACGGTTTTTGGCCCGCTTCTTGCGGTGCTCTACGTGGGGCGCAATTACATGGCGTTTCGCGATACAGAGCGGGTTCAGGTGCTGACTGCACATTTCGATAGCCTGGTGCGCGAAGCACATGTCTCGGCTCGGGATGTGCCAGGATATCTCAAGACACTGCAGGGGTGA
- a CDS encoding DMT family transporter, whose translation MVETWILLSIMAALFQTLRFMLQKSLSMGTLSALGATFARFAYAAPLAACVAFGYAIWLGEELPHVGCLFWLYVLSGGLAQILATLCVVLLFAERNFAVGITFKKTEVIQTALVGFVLLGDQISLPAFFAIFLGLIGVLVLSDMPEGASGWTKRFVNRAAGLGLVSGAFFAISAVTYRGATLEVASDDAFLRAMLSVAAVTASQTIGMTLYLRLKEPGQLSRVWAARSKAIWMGITSLLGSVGWFTAFTLQNAAYVFAVGQVEVIFSIMASVLFFKEKITSREVLGMALLSASIIALVALG comes from the coding sequence ATGGTCGAGACCTGGATCCTTCTGTCTATCATGGCGGCGCTGTTCCAAACGCTGCGCTTCATGCTGCAAAAGTCGCTCAGCATGGGCACACTCAGCGCATTGGGCGCCACTTTCGCCCGGTTCGCTTATGCGGCACCGTTGGCGGCTTGTGTCGCGTTTGGCTACGCGATTTGGCTGGGTGAGGAACTACCGCACGTTGGGTGTCTTTTCTGGCTCTACGTCCTAAGCGGTGGTTTGGCGCAGATCCTCGCCACATTGTGTGTGGTATTGCTTTTCGCCGAACGCAACTTTGCCGTGGGCATCACATTCAAGAAAACCGAAGTCATCCAGACAGCGCTTGTCGGGTTTGTCCTTCTCGGCGATCAGATCAGCTTGCCCGCTTTTTTCGCCATATTTCTTGGGTTGATCGGGGTGCTGGTGCTGTCGGACATGCCGGAGGGTGCGAGCGGATGGACAAAGCGGTTCGTCAATCGTGCCGCGGGACTTGGCTTGGTCTCGGGCGCATTTTTTGCAATTTCCGCCGTGACCTATCGCGGTGCTACACTGGAAGTGGCCAGCGACGATGCATTCTTGCGCGCCATGCTGTCGGTCGCCGCCGTGACGGCATCACAGACGATTGGAATGACGTTATACCTGCGCCTGAAAGAGCCGGGACAGCTCTCACGTGTCTGGGCTGCGCGTTCCAAAGCGATTTGGATGGGCATCACAAGCCTTTTGGGTAGCGTGGGCTGGTTCACGGCCTTCACCCTGCAAAATGCGGCTTACGTGTTTGCTGTGGGGCAGGTCGAAGTGATCTTCTCAATCATGGCATCCGTGCTGTTTTTCAAAGAAAAGATTACATCGCGAGAGGTGCTTGGCATGGCGCTCTTGAGCGCCAGTATCATCGCGCTTGTGGCGCTGGGTTAA
- a CDS encoding fatty acid desaturase — MTETHDENWVEWPTLVLMLACYVTWGLALFWVSALWLPLGMLLATLCVALHSSLTHELIHGHPFRSAWANEVLGFFCLGLFVPYRRFQDLHLAHHQDGNLTDPYDDPESNYLDPGVWSRLPLAMRWLLRVNNTLLGRMIVGPAVGQLAFLREDLAAIKAGNTAVRMAWVLQIPSVALVLVMVIASPMPLWAYLICAYAGYGIIKIRTFLEHRAHDRASGRTVVVEGGGLLSFLFLNNNLHVVHHMHPGVAWYKLPALWRAKRDHYLRRNEGYYYQSYAEIFRAHLLRAKDPVPHPLRTQSDWPAE, encoded by the coding sequence ATGACGGAAACCCACGATGAAAATTGGGTGGAATGGCCGACGCTGGTCTTGATGCTGGCGTGCTACGTCACCTGGGGCCTGGCGCTCTTCTGGGTCAGTGCTCTTTGGTTGCCGCTGGGCATGCTGTTGGCGACGCTCTGCGTGGCCTTGCACTCGTCGCTGACCCATGAGCTGATCCATGGGCATCCGTTCCGTTCGGCATGGGCGAACGAGGTTTTGGGCTTCTTCTGCCTTGGTCTTTTCGTGCCATACCGACGGTTTCAGGACCTGCATCTGGCGCATCACCAGGACGGCAACCTGACCGATCCCTATGACGATCCGGAATCAAACTACCTTGATCCGGGCGTCTGGTCGCGGCTTCCCCTTGCCATGCGGTGGCTTTTGCGAGTCAACAACACCCTGCTGGGCCGCATGATTGTGGGGCCGGCGGTTGGGCAACTGGCATTCCTGCGCGAGGATTTGGCAGCGATAAAGGCAGGCAACACTGCCGTGCGTATGGCCTGGGTTTTGCAAATACCGTCAGTGGCGCTGGTTCTCGTGATGGTGATCGCCTCGCCCATGCCACTATGGGCGTATCTCATCTGTGCTTACGCAGGGTACGGCATCATAAAGATCCGGACGTTTCTGGAGCATCGCGCGCATGACAGAGCCAGTGGTAGAACCGTTGTGGTCGAAGGCGGCGGACTGTTGTCATTTTTGTTTTTAAACAACAACCTACACGTTGTGCACCACATGCATCCAGGGGTAGCTTGGTACAAGCTTCCAGCGCTGTGGCGCGCGAAGAGAGACCATTACCTGAGGCGCAACGAGGGCTACTACTATCAGTCCTATGCCGAGATTTTCCGCGCACATTTGCTGCGCGCAAAAGACCCGGTACCGCATCCTCTGCGCACGCAATCGGACTGGCCTGCTGAATAA
- a CDS encoding NUDIX hydrolase, which yields MSDTQTLDKTAIRDAATVIVLRDRTSRPQVLMGQRGAKAAFMPNKFVFPGGAVDAGDADIPLARPLPALCSDRLREDSVQDLSHALAAATIRELWEETGLILGEPGDWPIAPAPDWTGFAETGHVPTAHALQFVFRAITPPGRPRRFDARFFLIDAAAIASDLDDFSAASEELSHLQWVPLSEARSFDLPFITEVVLAEIEARVRDPEPPETVPFFRNDDEASLFLRLRGFEPKNTD from the coding sequence ATGAGCGACACCCAAACCCTCGACAAGACGGCAATTCGTGATGCCGCCACGGTCATCGTGCTGCGTGATCGCACGTCGCGCCCTCAGGTCCTGATGGGTCAGCGCGGCGCAAAAGCCGCCTTTATGCCCAACAAATTTGTCTTTCCCGGCGGGGCCGTGGACGCGGGTGATGCGGATATCCCGCTGGCCCGCCCACTACCCGCGCTTTGCTCGGACCGGCTGCGTGAAGACAGTGTACAGGATCTGAGCCACGCCCTCGCGGCCGCCACTATTCGTGAGCTTTGGGAAGAAACCGGGCTTATCCTGGGCGAACCCGGAGACTGGCCCATCGCACCAGCGCCGGATTGGACCGGGTTCGCGGAAACCGGACATGTGCCCACCGCTCACGCGCTGCAATTTGTGTTTCGCGCCATCACTCCGCCGGGTCGGCCACGCCGGTTTGATGCACGGTTCTTTCTGATCGATGCCGCGGCGATTGCCAGTGATCTGGATGACTTCTCCGCCGCTTCCGAAGAACTGAGCCATCTGCAATGGGTGCCGCTCTCTGAGGCGCGCAGTTTTGATTTACCCTTCATCACCGAGGTTGTGCTGGCCGAAATCGAGGCGCGCGTGCGGGATCCCGAGCCGCCCGAAACCGTTCCGTTTTTTCGCAATGATGACGAGGCCAGCTTGTTCCTGCGCTTGCGTGGCTTTGAGCCGAAAAACACAGATTAA
- a CDS encoding RNA polymerase sigma factor encodes MTDRSDRIKEAPNEALLVLFANGDPQAAETLTGRLAPKIMAHAFRLLGSRAEAEDVTQEAMLRLWRQAPNWRQGEAQVTTWLYRVVANLCTDRLRRSHRAAPLEAAGDPVDSGAGPAQRMQEAARAKALQMALGQLPDRQRQAVVLRHIEELGNAQIAEIMDLSIEAVESLIARGKKALSASLRNQSEELGYSE; translated from the coding sequence ATGACAGACCGCTCTGACCGCATAAAGGAGGCGCCCAATGAGGCGCTTTTGGTGCTCTTTGCCAATGGCGACCCGCAGGCCGCCGAGACGTTGACCGGTCGACTCGCGCCAAAGATCATGGCGCATGCGTTTCGACTTCTGGGAAGCCGCGCCGAAGCCGAGGATGTCACCCAGGAGGCCATGTTGCGGTTGTGGCGGCAAGCGCCGAACTGGCGTCAGGGGGAGGCACAGGTCACAACCTGGCTTTACCGGGTGGTGGCCAATCTTTGTACGGACCGGCTGCGCCGCAGCCATCGCGCCGCGCCGCTGGAGGCTGCGGGTGATCCAGTGGATAGCGGCGCGGGACCGGCACAGCGCATGCAAGAGGCGGCACGCGCCAAGGCGCTGCAAATGGCACTGGGGCAACTTCCTGATCGCCAGAGGCAGGCGGTGGTGCTGCGCCACATCGAAGAGCTGGGTAATGCCCAGATTGCCGAGATCATGGATCTCAGCATAGAGGCCGTTGAAAGCCTGATTGCGCGAGGCAAAAAGGCGCTGAGCGCAAGTTTGAGGAACCAAAGTGAAGAGCTGGGGTATTCGGAATGA
- a CDS encoding aldo/keto reductase, producing MQRKPLGRTGIEVSALCLGSMTWGSSNTEAEGHAQIDMALDHGVDFIDTAEMYPTYPVKAETVGLTEEIIGTWLAKTGRRGDIVLATKHAGEGMRHIRDGAPITSQSIPKAIEASLKRLQTDHIDLYQFHWPNRGSYMFRQNWAYDPSKQNPAETRAHMEDALHALAREVDRGTIRAFGLSNESAWGTAQWLKTAEEMGGPRVASIQNEYSLLCRLYDTDLAELSVNEDVGLLAFSPLAAGMLTGKYQNNQVPKGSRLDISGDLGGRKTERVFDATEAYLQIARNHGLEPVQMALAWCLTRPFMCSAIFGATTMAHLELALGSADVTLSDEILADIATAHKAHPMPY from the coding sequence ATGCAGCGCAAACCATTGGGACGCACAGGAATTGAGGTCAGCGCGCTTTGCCTGGGGTCGATGACCTGGGGCAGTTCGAACACCGAAGCCGAAGGGCACGCTCAGATCGACATGGCGCTGGACCATGGCGTGGATTTCATCGACACCGCGGAAATGTACCCGACCTATCCCGTTAAGGCCGAAACCGTGGGCCTCACTGAAGAGATCATTGGCACCTGGCTGGCCAAAACCGGACGGCGCGGGGACATCGTGCTGGCGACCAAACATGCCGGCGAGGGGATGCGCCACATCCGCGATGGTGCGCCGATCACGTCCCAGAGCATTCCCAAGGCCATTGAGGCGTCGCTCAAACGCCTGCAGACGGATCACATCGACCTCTACCAATTCCACTGGCCCAATCGTGGCAGCTACATGTTCCGCCAGAACTGGGCCTACGATCCATCGAAACAGAACCCCGCAGAGACGCGAGCGCATATGGAAGACGCGCTGCACGCGCTTGCGCGGGAGGTCGACCGGGGCACGATCCGTGCCTTTGGCCTCAGTAACGAAAGCGCCTGGGGGACGGCACAATGGCTCAAAACCGCCGAAGAGATGGGCGGACCGCGTGTGGCGTCGATCCAGAACGAGTATTCGCTTCTGTGCCGCCTCTACGACACCGATTTGGCAGAACTGAGTGTCAACGAGGACGTGGGTCTCTTGGCCTTTTCGCCACTCGCGGCGGGTATGCTGACGGGCAAATACCAGAACAATCAGGTGCCCAAAGGCTCTCGCCTCGATATCAGCGGTGATCTGGGTGGGCGCAAAACCGAACGTGTCTTTGACGCCACTGAGGCCTATCTGCAAATCGCGCGAAATCATGGGCTGGAGCCAGTGCAAATGGCACTGGCCTGGTGTCTGACGCGGCCCTTCATGTGCTCCGCCATTTTCGGGGCGACTACGATGGCGCATCTGGAACTGGCACTAGGGTCGGCAGATGTCACGCTTTCCGATGAGATTCTGGCCGACATTGCCACGGCGCACAAGGCACATCCCATGCCCTATTGA
- a CDS encoding HAD family hydrolase has protein sequence MVSNVSRKVDGLLFDKDGTLFDFHTTWSSWAGHIIDSLSEGDAALRVRLADAMHYDLDQGQFAPTSPIIAGTNREAAECVAKAITDRSVEELEDYLMRTSSTAPQAETVPLAPFLTSLAENGVSLGVMTNDTEYGARAHLGSAGVTDHFDFIAGFDSGFGAKPSPDPCLAFARALELDPARVAMVGDSTHDLLAGRAAGMQTIGVLTGTALEADLAPFADVVFPDIGHIPAWLPA, from the coding sequence ATGGTAAGCAACGTGTCAAGAAAGGTTGATGGTCTGCTCTTTGACAAAGACGGCACGCTTTTCGATTTTCACACCACCTGGAGCAGTTGGGCGGGACACATCATCGACAGCCTGTCTGAAGGTGACGCTGCGCTGCGTGTGCGTCTGGCCGACGCCATGCACTACGATCTGGACCAAGGGCAGTTCGCGCCCACAAGCCCGATCATCGCAGGTACCAACCGAGAAGCGGCAGAATGCGTGGCGAAGGCCATTACGGATCGCTCGGTGGAAGAGCTTGAAGACTATCTTATGCGTACCTCATCCACAGCACCACAGGCCGAGACCGTACCGCTTGCACCTTTCCTGACGTCGCTGGCCGAAAACGGTGTCTCTTTGGGCGTCATGACAAATGACACCGAATATGGTGCACGCGCCCATCTGGGCTCAGCGGGTGTGACGGACCATTTCGATTTCATCGCGGGGTTCGATTCCGGCTTTGGAGCCAAACCTTCTCCTGATCCCTGTCTGGCTTTTGCACGCGCGCTGGAGTTGGACCCGGCCCGTGTTGCTATGGTTGGTGACAGCACCCATGATCTTCTCGCGGGCCGCGCGGCGGGCATGCAAACCATCGGTGTGCTCACTGGTACGGCTTTGGAAGCTGATCTTGCTCCCTTTGCGGACGTCGTCTTTCCCGATATCGGCCACATCCCGGCCTGGCTACCTGCATGA
- a CDS encoding periplasmic heavy metal sensor, with translation MVGQTGHSPNPQPPAPRSPRWMRVTLVLSLALNLLVVGAILGAALSGGGKWRGGGHSERFAGPLTRAFSEEDQRVLKRRMTMAYISERDGWGAHRAAIKNLAKALRQTPYDAEATRVEMEGMRALLGQRFDTAQNVLADHIAKMSDADRAILADSLEEELRRRRR, from the coding sequence ATGGTGGGTCAAACAGGTCATTCCCCGAACCCTCAACCGCCTGCACCACGCTCTCCGCGGTGGATGCGCGTGACGCTTGTGCTGTCGTTGGCGCTGAACCTGTTGGTCGTGGGCGCAATCCTTGGCGCGGCACTATCAGGCGGTGGAAAATGGCGGGGGGGCGGACATAGTGAGCGCTTTGCCGGGCCTTTGACTCGTGCGTTCAGCGAAGAAGATCAACGGGTTCTCAAACGCCGCATGACCATGGCGTATATTTCCGAACGGGATGGCTGGGGCGCGCATCGCGCGGCCATAAAGAACCTTGCCAAGGCATTGCGGCAAACGCCCTACGATGCCGAGGCGACGCGTGTCGAGATGGAAGGCATGCGCGCACTTCTTGGACAGCGTTTTGACACAGCACAAAACGTGTTGGCCGATCACATTGCCAAAATGAGCGATGCGGATCGGGCCATCCTGGCAGATAGTCTGGAAGAAGAATTGCGCCGACGGCGACGCTAG
- a CDS encoding ImuA family protein, with translation MDSTLLTRRSSHAHRTPLKVLDEMTLTPGRVHELCGSARHTLAMLVARATDGPVFWISAAWATDRLNPEGMCAFAEPGRFTFLTPRQPIDLLWCLEEVLRAGVVPLVVADLPSLPGLTAVRRLHLAAETGAGEGMGAPLGLILTEGDGGAPGVESRWHMAPDHGSGRRAWHLSRRRARTLPPAEWEVSRVKGQFALERRAESAHIN, from the coding sequence ATGGACAGCACCCTTCTCACGCGCCGCAGCAGCCATGCGCACCGCACCCCTCTCAAAGTGCTGGACGAGATGACTTTGACGCCAGGCCGGGTGCATGAACTTTGCGGATCTGCGCGCCACACGCTGGCTATGCTGGTGGCGCGTGCAACGGACGGCCCGGTGTTCTGGATCAGCGCCGCCTGGGCGACAGACCGGCTAAATCCCGAGGGAATGTGCGCCTTTGCAGAACCTGGGCGGTTCACCTTTCTGACCCCACGCCAACCCATCGACCTGCTTTGGTGCTTAGAGGAGGTGCTGCGCGCGGGCGTGGTGCCACTGGTGGTGGCGGATTTGCCCAGCCTTCCAGGGCTGACGGCGGTGCGGCGCCTGCATCTGGCAGCCGAAACCGGCGCAGGTGAAGGTATGGGCGCGCCCTTGGGGCTGATCCTGACCGAAGGGGATGGGGGCGCACCGGGGGTGGAAAGCCGCTGGCACATGGCGCCTGATCATGGCTCAGGACGCCGTGCCTGGCATTTGTCCCGCCGCCGGGCACGGACCCTGCCCCCAGCGGAATGGGAGGTGAGCCGGGTGAAGGGGCAATTTGCGCTTGAACGGCGCGCGGAGAGCGCCCATATAAATTAA
- a CDS encoding YceI family protein: MRILVLLSLLLAAPAFAAPETYRLNAPDSVVGFTYQFQGNPSRGRMPVKAARMVLDLDNVPRSQVDVTLDARRAKAGFIFATQTMKGPEVLHTQAYPEIRFQSTKVTGDLSGAKVQGNLTVRGVTRPVTLNAGLYRQGGTEVGDRSRLIVQLTGSISRAAFGAGGFPGFVDDQIDLNIIARIEK; encoded by the coding sequence ATGCGCATTTTGGTTTTACTCTCTCTGCTTCTTGCCGCCCCTGCTTTTGCAGCCCCCGAAACATATCGGCTCAACGCGCCGGACTCCGTGGTGGGCTTCACCTATCAATTCCAAGGCAATCCCAGCCGTGGGCGCATGCCCGTAAAAGCGGCGCGCATGGTGCTTGATCTGGACAATGTTCCGCGCAGCCAGGTGGATGTGACACTTGATGCGCGCCGGGCCAAGGCGGGATTCATCTTTGCCACGCAAACGATGAAGGGGCCAGAAGTGCTGCACACCCAGGCCTATCCAGAGATCCGGTTCCAATCCACCAAAGTGACTGGGGATCTGAGCGGAGCCAAGGTTCAGGGCAATCTCACCGTGCGCGGTGTGACACGGCCTGTGACGCTCAATGCCGGGCTTTACCGGCAAGGTGGCACGGAAGTTGGCGACCGAAGCCGCCTCATTGTGCAACTGACCGGATCCATAAGCCGCGCCGCTTTTGGTGCGGGCGGGTTTCCCGGATTTGTAGATGATCAGATTGATCTGAACATCATCGCCCGGATTGAGAAGTAA
- a CDS encoding DUF3572 domain-containing protein, with protein sequence MNAAQEAAETLALQALAWLAAKPDLLDVFMGATGVGRDDLRDRAQDSDFLVSVLDFLMMDDAWVMEFCTAHNHPNEAPMQARAALPGGAEVNWT encoded by the coding sequence ATGAATGCAGCGCAAGAGGCCGCTGAAACGCTTGCGCTGCAAGCTTTGGCATGGCTTGCGGCAAAGCCGGACCTTCTGGACGTGTTCATGGGGGCCACTGGTGTCGGGAGGGATGACCTGCGTGACAGGGCACAAGACTCTGATTTTCTTGTCTCAGTGCTGGATTTTCTGATGATGGATGATGCGTGGGTTATGGAGTTTTGCACAGCCCACAACCACCCAAACGAAGCCCCGATGCAGGCGCGTGCAGCGCTGCCTGGTGGGGCGGAAGTGAACTGGACATGA
- a CDS encoding DUF983 domain-containing protein produces the protein MSDVQAHQEERELWPAVRRGFRRKCPNCGSGPLMKSYLKVRDTCTVCREDLSHHRADDGPAYLTILIVGHLMAPLLHVVFTTWRPDPLVLFTIFSIGCVTLSLYLLPRLKGAIVGFQWARLMHGFGAPG, from the coding sequence ATGAGCGATGTACAGGCACATCAGGAAGAGCGCGAACTCTGGCCTGCGGTTCGACGGGGGTTTCGGCGCAAGTGCCCGAATTGCGGCAGTGGTCCGCTGATGAAAAGCTATCTCAAGGTGCGCGATACCTGCACGGTTTGCCGCGAAGACTTGTCGCACCACCGCGCCGATGACGGGCCGGCCTACCTGACGATCCTGATTGTCGGGCACCTCATGGCGCCGTTGTTGCATGTGGTATTCACAACCTGGCGGCCAGACCCGCTGGTGCTTTTTACCATATTCTCTATTGGCTGCGTGACATTGTCGCTTTACCTTCTGCCAAGGTTGAAAGGGGCGATTGTTGGCTTCCAATGGGCCCGTCTGATGCACGGGTTCGGAGCACCGGGCTAA
- a CDS encoding EF-hand domain-containing protein — MKNSVLIGALGVSIVLGGTAQSLAAPEGYGPRHSFETLDADKDGQVTQAEFDAHRAERFAKADTNSDGLLSRDEILAKGQQRAERFADRMFKRLDENRDGAISLAEMSEGRGNRFFDRADSDGDGAVSEAEFDKMKARMIERHTSRQKDQE; from the coding sequence ATGAAAAATTCAGTATTGATCGGCGCATTGGGCGTCTCAATTGTCCTCGGTGGCACGGCGCAAAGCCTGGCGGCTCCAGAGGGGTACGGCCCTCGACACAGCTTCGAGACGCTGGATGCAGACAAGGATGGTCAGGTGACACAGGCCGAGTTTGATGCCCATCGCGCCGAGCGGTTTGCCAAGGCGGACACCAACAGCGACGGGCTTTTGTCACGAGACGAAATTCTCGCCAAGGGACAACAGCGCGCCGAGCGTTTTGCGGATCGCATGTTCAAACGGTTGGACGAAAACCGCGACGGGGCGATCAGCCTGGCAGAGATGTCCGAAGGACGCGGCAACCGTTTTTTTGATCGCGCCGACAGCGATGGCGATGGTGCGGTGTCCGAGGCTGAATTTGATAAGATGAAGGCGCGGATGATCGAACGGCACACGTCGCGCCAAAAGGACCAAGAATAA
- a CDS encoding diguanylate cyclase: protein MSGDILIVDSITTNRIVLKVKLSSAFYSVFQASSAQDALAICATEMPDLVLVTSELTDMGFGAFHDQLHALPGCRKTPIVALTTEDDAQLRMRRFREGAADVITSPISDTVLLARLRTLMRNAHRDTDQWIKPEAAEVFGFADARATFLRPGRIAAVTPRTHPARDTKSAGVSWHRFYNELSSATTHQLERYDMRSGRGLKDLQTHPDAVLLEIGRARDEHGLAPLAELRTAPQTRDAKIIALMDYAKAPLAATALDMGAHDVIDYGTHMGEVDWRLNLQINRKMEDDRLLAGVRSGLQAAVTDPLTGLYNRRFGMSQLDRLATETLQNKGEMALIIADLDHFKLVNDRYGHAAGDAVLSQVAQIMSGSLRKEDIVARIGGEEFMILLPNVTPAQANQTARRICQSVRNTRMQIGSISGPASQSITVTTSLGVALLNGADGHCLTPDALFRRADRALYGSKSDGRGTVTLCTRTAA, encoded by the coding sequence ATGTCGGGCGATATCCTGATCGTGGATAGTATCACGACCAATCGGATTGTTTTGAAAGTCAAACTGTCTTCTGCGTTTTATTCGGTGTTTCAGGCATCTTCCGCGCAAGACGCGCTTGCAATCTGTGCGACTGAAATGCCGGATTTGGTCCTCGTCACATCCGAGTTGACGGATATGGGATTCGGCGCGTTTCACGATCAGCTTCACGCACTTCCAGGATGTCGAAAAACACCCATTGTTGCTTTGACAACCGAAGATGATGCGCAACTCCGCATGCGCCGCTTTCGCGAAGGGGCGGCAGATGTGATCACATCCCCAATCTCGGATACGGTTCTGTTGGCTCGGCTGCGCACCCTGATGCGCAATGCACATCGCGACACGGATCAGTGGATCAAACCGGAAGCCGCCGAAGTTTTCGGGTTTGCCGATGCACGCGCAACCTTCCTGCGACCCGGTCGCATTGCCGCGGTGACCCCGCGCACCCATCCAGCACGCGATACGAAATCAGCTGGCGTGTCCTGGCACCGGTTCTACAACGAACTGTCCTCGGCCACGACACATCAACTGGAACGGTACGACATGCGTAGCGGGCGTGGATTGAAGGACCTGCAAACACATCCCGACGCTGTCTTGCTTGAAATCGGTAGGGCACGCGATGAGCACGGGCTTGCCCCACTGGCAGAGCTGCGCACAGCGCCACAAACACGTGATGCCAAGATCATTGCGCTCATGGATTATGCCAAAGCTCCCCTTGCGGCCACCGCGCTGGATATGGGGGCACATGATGTGATCGATTACGGCACTCATATGGGCGAGGTTGATTGGCGTCTGAACCTTCAGATCAATCGCAAGATGGAAGACGATCGATTGCTGGCCGGTGTCAGATCCGGGTTGCAGGCGGCGGTGACGGATCCCTTAACAGGGCTTTACAATCGCCGGTTCGGTATGTCGCAACTTGATCGGCTTGCGACAGAAACATTGCAAAACAAGGGTGAAATGGCGCTGATTATTGCTGATCTGGATCACTTCAAACTGGTCAATGACCGGTATGGTCACGCTGCTGGAGACGCGGTTTTATCCCAGGTTGCACAAATCATGTCAGGGTCCTTGCGCAAGGAAGACATCGTGGCGCGGATCGGCGGCGAGGAGTTCATGATACTTCTGCCCAATGTCACACCCGCTCAGGCCAATCAGACAGCGCGTCGTATCTGCCAATCCGTGCGCAACACGCGCATGCAAATCGGGTCTATCTCCGGCCCGGCGTCGCAGTCTATCACAGTGACAACGAGCCTTGGCGTGGCCTTGCTGAACGGAGCAGATGGCCATTGTCTTACACCTGACGCACTCTTCCGGCGCGCAGACCGCGCGCTTTACGGCTCAAAATCCGATGGGCGTGGCACGGTCACACTTTGCACCCGCACAGCGGCCTGA